The genomic stretch CCAATGTACGAAAATAATGTTGAAagcttaaactttaaattaatgtgGTATTTAGGTAAATAAATGAAACCAAACTTTTTCAGTTATAAGTCAGCAATTttgatattcaaataaatcaatagaTTTATAGAATAGATTACTCAAAATTTATCAACAAAATTATTAGGTAGGTCGGGAAAAATATTCTAATTGAAAAAACTATCAGCATCAAGATGTGTTATTTCAGTGAAcggcaaaataatattaaatggtaTTTTAAGTTTTGTTATTAATGTCTTTGTTACACatgaaatgtaattttctaatttttttattaataacagaTCAACCGCGTAAAATGACGCAAGACGACACAgggaaattaatataattaacatCTACTTTGCATACAGCGAAAACATGGCTGACTCATCTTACGTTTTTGAGCTCCAGTGCTAGATGCGACGCGATTACtccactttttttcttttttttcctacctatgctgatagccttgagaggctatttcagcggaaccttaactagtaggtgagctcacggggctcaaacctgacgacgttgctaacacgaaccctagcaagagccgtgcttcgcagaatctacctccggatcggaaacgcgacccactgagaagatccgacgagaaactcagtgggctgtgtctgatggttaatttactcgtcaagcccttcgtcgcaagacgacgttcgacgagaacggtgaccggtgcttgaggtaccgttagtggatcgggaggttgCTCCACTGGCGAGTCCTATATTCAAGGCTGAAGCACTAACAATGTACATATTTCGCAGCTGTTACCGTAATTGGGTTACGTGAAAGTAGAAAATGGGTGAACTTATTTTCTGAATTACCTCTAAAGCAGGATGCAATGAAATATATTAGACTAAATACACATTCGATGTAATGCGTTTATGagttttaatttatgaaaagCACTAAGTACCTctactattattaattaattaataataatgaaaactgaGAACAAaacacgcacggtcatccggtccCAATTTAGAATTCCCTGTGCTAGGTatcagagactgacaaacatacttatattatactagcggcccgctccggctccgctcgggtctttaagaaaaatttcaacgatatttgatgttgttgtattttttaaataaatgaacacttattgcggcaaaactataatagttagacatatgctgtcgcgacattttttgtaaataataatgtgttctataaagtcgtagtgcattattttattctatcatcaatagttttcgcagggcacgcgaagtaaagaatattttaggtaattttttttacaccttgggttacattattgaagttttagtaaggatccctaatttttttccaaaaaagattatagcctatgtcactcaggaatagtgtagcttccaaccagtaaaagaattttccaaatcggttcagtagtttcggagcctattcaacaaaaacacaaacaaacaaatctttcctctttaggtataatattagtatagagatacgtttaaatatttacatatataggtagTAAACACCCATACAAAGAGCAagcaaatctgttcatcacacaatgttggCTCAATGTAGGGATCAAACCTACGACCCTTCGGGCAATAGTCAGGGACGCTAACTCCTACACCACCGAATCAATTAACTTATTGATTTTCAACGATCATATCTGGTGTTATCAGTCCTTCCGTGTAATACGGGCTATACAAAGGAGAATTCGTAGCGTCATAGTATTATGAATTGAACCAcattatacacacacacacacatttggAATGATTTGTAATAAAGATACGTATTTTGCTTACTGAATGAAAGAATCcttcatttattttaacgatATTTTGGTGTTTCGTCGCTTTTCTTGTTTGAAATAAACATTAGCATAAACAAACATTATATATACGCATATGTTAAGTACCTAATATCACTATAACACTACaccctaccaaggttcatctctgcactcccctaaggtaaattgtcagagaatgcctatggcattaagtccgcctttacaCTGTCTAGTAtctaaagttataaataaataaataaattagcttCGTAAAGAGCCAAATAATTTGTTACATGATTTCAGAAATAACGCTATCGAAAATACCACAGATGACTAACCGACCGAACAAAAATCAACCATATTGACTTCACTTAAATGACTTTTTTGTCATTCTAGACCGgcaattaataaatttgaatttatggtACAGTGTGGGCCGGAGCTATTTGCGTGGGAGTGTCCCGTGCTGCCGGTGCTCTTGTAGCGGGACGGAGACGGTCACCAAGGCTCGTGGCTTTACTCGGGGGCTTACTGCTGCCTTTGGCCTGCCTCTTCACATCCTTCGCGACACAGCTACATCAAACGTTACTAAGCTACGGTAagaaaataactttaatttaatcataaacaaaacataacatattactggtggtaggacctcctgtgagtccacacgggtaggtaccaccatctttcctatttctgccgtgaagcagtagtgcgtttcggtttgaagggtggggcagccgttgtaactatactgagaaccgtagaacttatatctcaaggtgggtggcgcatttacgttgtagatgtctatgggctacagtaaccacttacccaCCTGgtgtggtaagtggttacctaaacacctaaacaccaggtgggctgtgagctcgtccaccctactaacctaggcaataaaaaaagtcctaTAATTATCAGACAAAAGCATTTCTTAATTGACAGCACCGCGACGTAGGTACCCGGTAATCCTTTGGAGGGATGCCTGCGAAGACGGATTTCTTACGAGATAATACGAATTACTTACGGAAATGTAATTGCAAATAAAGCGCTTTAAGGTTTCTGTGTACTTTTCGTTATTATGAAATACTCTGAAACAGATTATCGGAAACTcttgatttatttattctacAGAAGAAATTAcgtcatcatcgtcatcattagCCTGTaccagtccactgctggacataagtcTCTTCAATTACACGTCACTGACCACGATccttataagaaaaaaatacgacCTCATGTACACAATACACTGAATTCAAAAGTGTAACTAAAAACTTCGAGCGCTAGAACTACAAACAAAAACTAGGAACtctaaaaaattaagaaattttaaataacactGCTTTTTGAAGACAGAAAAGTTCGTTGTACCGAATCTGTTACACTTTGATCAACAACGTCTCAAATATTCACTGAATAATCAATTAGCTtagttaaactattattatatgtCGGTTTGAAATTGTGCTCCACACGCAACGTCTGAACAGATCTTAGGTTAGAGCTCAGTAATGTAGaccttatttaaaatattgtacaattttTGTGTAGCGAAGTACATATTCATATTGGAAAAGATCAAGCACTAGGTTTCTTCTCAGTGGCAACGCTATATCCCGAATACTTGCATAGAAAACGCtttgactttaaattttttgtttattgcttagatgggtggacgagctcacagcccacctggtctttagtggttactggaacccatagacatctacaacgtaaatgcgctacccaacttgagatataaattctaaggtctcagtatagttacaacggctgctccacccttcaaaccgaaacgcattactgcttcacggcagaaataggcagggtggtggtacctacccgagcggactcacaaaaggtcctaccaccagtaaagctacCAGTAATTTATCAATCGATCAAAATTAATTGAGTAAACTAAATCCTCAGGGGTTGTACTTGGTATTGGATGCGGCTTAGTAAGAGAAGCAGCAGGCCTAGTACTTGGAGCATATTTTCGTAGAAGAAGACAATTTGTAGAACTAGTGGCTCATGCTGGCGGTGGTGTAGGCATTGCTCTGTTTAGCGTTGCATACAAAGAAGCAGTTGGGTGAgtcactaatatatttttaaatgtattatattatcacATATACTATATTTGGTGATTATCCTAATTTAATTGTAATGTGTAGTCTCAAATTCAAAATATGTTCCAAACAAGGTATTACAAACATACAGAAGCATAAGTTATTTTGACTTCAAGCATCGCACTACCTTGGAACAGCTGACAGGGATCCGGAATAAGCACGGCTTCACGGTTGTGGTAGTTGAACCCGGTGTAGTCTTACTATGATTCGTTATGTAACAGAAAACAACTTTCAGGATTACATTGCCAAAGTCACCACAGTGTGAAGTTAACTTATTAAGAAGGCAAAGAGATCTCTATCTGATCTattcatataatttattaacaactagctgacccggcagacttcgtagtgcctcaatcgataaatgaaagacctaaacttttgtataaaataatcttaaaacaaacaaaagcaatccgtccgaccggggacacatcaaaggaaaaacaaaattgtaatttttatttaattccgagcattttcatatttatctatcttttaaaccttctctggacttccacaaataattcaagaccaaaattagccaaatcggtccagccgttctcgagttttagcgagactaacaaacagcaattcatttttatatatatcgatTAACAATTGTTTCAGAAAGCTTGGTTGGCGATTAGGATTGCAAGCGGTCACGGGAGTTTTAGTCTTGGCATTTTTTCTAAGTGCTGTTTACCGCAGTGCCTCTTTATACCATCCTCAACGCAGAGctatattacatttaaaaaatcaacGTCGAAAGGTACATAcagttttcatttaaaacaattCCTCAAATTTCACGTAGCAGAGTAATGACTCGACaaagaaatgaaaattttaattaagacgCTAAAATCCCCATCATCTTTACTTCAAATTAACGCCGAATCGCAAGTAATTTAAAGTCAACGTTATTTAGGACGGATTataaatgaatgtttttttcattAAGGTGAAGGAAAAAAAGGGTATAAAACGACCTCCACTTATTGATCTAAGCCCACTTCAATCTCGACCCGCGAAAGTTTTGTTGTTGGCCGCCGGATTAGCGGCTTTCGGACTTTATACCCCAGTATTTTTTCTGGTAAGTTTAATTGAGGAAGTTCAGAATAACTCTCCGTTTTCGCTGATTAAAATCTTCGAACGCTTTTCGCAGGCTTTACAGGGATTTCAGGAGGGCTTAGAGGAAAGTGCTTTGGTGTTGCTGCAGACGTTTTTGGGATTCGCAGCGGTGCTCGGGTGTGCAGGCTTTGGACTCGTTCTTGTACGACCCTCAGCGCAATGTCTGGTCTCTAAGCAGTACTTATGTCAAACAGCGATGCTCGGTATAGGTATGCtcgtaaacaaatttttttatggtattttaatacgcttttattagcttcagacgtatgtatgttagtatgttagTACTCGTATGTaagggaatctttgaacatgattttgacccccttcaaaacgtcggattagctcgaaattcggtatacttattaaggaccgatgacaatataataaaaaaaaaaaaaagaaaaaacaatttattacgcgtttttacaataaaatcatttttcttaaactttttttaattcaaatttattaaaatttattttctattttttagttggattttctataaaagcgtattttgtaaatttttttaaactataatattatttattatcgcaTAATACTTACACGTCTCTCTGTCACAGGCATCTCAATGCTCGCTCTGAGCAGCGTCGAAGGTTATCATGGCTATGTCCTTTTCGCGTGGATGTACGGGCTATGTCTCGGTGGATATCTGTATTCTCTCAAAATGCTGACAATGGAAAGGGTTCGTGGTCGACACTTCACTAAAGTTTGGGGTGAGGAACTTctttgagaataaaaaaaaaagtatgcggCTATTTAGAGCTAACCGTAAATTCATTTTTAGGTTACGTTCAAGGAGCCGAAGCAATCCCTGTTATAGTAGGCGTTCCCGTAACAGGCTACATAAACCAGCAAGCTCCC from Bombyx mori chromosome 3, ASM3026992v2 encodes the following:
- the LOC110386645 gene encoding monocarboxylate transporter 4: MEAGWWSPSASPPPPPRAPPPRCRCRHPFSTSYTCLPHYDGWPDGEEESTGGALRERELRSLHRTIPALRRRELDTRAIKHHFYPEGGWGWIVCGAAFLAHLLSTGLQLAYGALHVYALKHLGPTADHAVWAGAICVGVSRAAGALVAGRRRSPRLVALLGGLLLPLACLFTSFATQLHQTLLSYGVVLGIGCGLVREAAGLVLGAYFRRRRQFVELVAHAGGGVGIALFSVAYKEAVGKLGWRLGLQAVTGVLVLAFFLSAVYRSASLYHPQRRAILHLKNQRRKVKEKKGIKRPPLIDLSPLQSRPAKVLLLAAGLAAFGLYTPVFFLALQGFQEGLEESALVLLQTFLGFAAVLGCAGFGLVLVRPSAQCLVSKQYLCQTAMLGIGISMLALSSVEGYHGYVLFAWMYGLCLGGYLYSLKMLTMERVRGRHFTKVWGYVQGAEAIPVIVGVPVTGYINQQAPRAGFYFSTAATLAGAFLLFFVGFSKREPEPPPPAAAPSISESCRCTSPLRCGAGGAWCACGAGGAAAYCAWPGPACGARLPKSLSYAAPLDRACCSATHCPDCYRQTVPLRSSRSVPEGLATRTSSWGRAGSCRGACRRREHHLIEQITTSV